The following proteins are encoded in a genomic region of Synechococcus sp. CBW1002:
- a CDS encoding MgPME-cyclase complex family protein: protein MSTYHFVAASEAFLTVEEPLEEVLRERVSNYGEKGRAIDFWLVKRPAFLEAPELAAIAATVPRPAAAVVSTDEKFITFMKLRLEFVAQGSFEAPSASIPDALASLA from the coding sequence ATGAGCACGTACCACTTCGTCGCCGCCAGTGAAGCCTTCCTCACCGTCGAGGAGCCGCTTGAGGAAGTGCTGCGCGAGCGGGTGAGCAACTACGGCGAGAAGGGACGCGCCATCGATTTCTGGCTGGTGAAGCGGCCGGCCTTCCTCGAGGCGCCCGAACTGGCGGCCATCGCCGCCACCGTGCCTCGCCCGGCCGCGGCGGTGGTCTCCACCGATGAGAAGTTCATCACCTTCATGAAACTGCGCCTGGAATTCGTCGCCCAGGGATCGTTCGAGGCCCCGAGCGCGTCCATCCCCGATGCCCTGGCCAGCCTGGCCTGA
- a CDS encoding UvrD-helicase domain-containing protein yields the protein MSKATAIEGVDLEGAALDFDANTVPLTPGVQLLEASAGTGKTFALAHLVLRLVTREEEPLSLEQLLVVTFTEAAAAELRDRIARRLQEALTLLETPAAATTQPPDQVLADWLALQPPDPEVRDRLRGRLLLALEELDRADITTIHGFCRRTLQRRALEAGLGPAVELENDDGERSRQVCHDYWQQQVLGLAPELLAGLQSRGLGLQRLQKLLGQLDGDPALELDALPAAMAADQPLAPQLTALWPQLWERFVKEWREHGAALEQSFRRLPADWKALGIQTKTTPYAAKPKTDRAAQVDHWIASLETTPSYAMVLELREGGTTARSPKALLRDYFHPAPWVKLTAPMEGEGKTLPEAPLMEAIAALVDGPAELTLLHFGHWGRLELRRRRRQNGQMGFGDLLLGLDPGPQGDRHAALIAAVRQRYRVALVDEFQDTDPIQWRILESAFTTGGHHLLVMVGDPKQAIYRFRGGELATYRLARHRADAVHALRENRRSAEPLVKGLNALMHIGLERSELPAPKVLSRATKGELVLPAGERPLQLLACAQEAELPEAMAGLCLQLLERDLRLRTAAADEGPAPTRPLQPQDLCLLVRTHSQAETLRRALDERGLPSRLVSRGDVFASEGATTLQRLLDALADPASDGRRRLLAASPLLGWSATELATATPEAWAELAERLGRLAQLLPRQGLMGVLSQLLSTTGLARLSLGGRLLADLQQAAELVQERMHQQALPAAAAADWLRRLRLDPDREVPEAHQLHSDAADSAVAVVTVHRSKGLEYPVVLCPYLWHAPPAPTSSPRELGRRWRPPGSAAPRLDLHLSPYWGPGRQAALADRQAQVQERERLAYVALTRAQHLLVLGWLDPLPAKHTDNPLTPWLQDASGQPRNEDDLPLQRLDPAQLPPPGRRWQRPAPEGALEGGPLPRHRIDTSWGRSSYSSWTHGAASLAPEAREQGRDTDGLVGETEVLGSAEGVSGQTPAQSARTKDQDSKPLTASERSLPNATVVGQPWSRHGPLAEFPRGAGPGDTLHRILERLDYRQPTDTPASVAVVQQELERAGLAPELQPNLLAGLEQLRQTPLGGELGSFGLADLPLAERLNEMSFDLPLAIEPPDGLELPRDGFEKPYRRPPQVTAAGLAEVFAAHPGGLVDAGYARSLGGLEVASRGFLTGSIDLVFCQGERWWVLDWKSNWIGERDAEGRPLACGPAHYDRQAMAAQMVERHYLLQAHLYLVALHRYLRWRLPGYRPQRHLGGWVYAFLRGAPGPCQAEQVPGMVVERPPLQRLLALDALLQRGDRETGVRESDVRNTTA from the coding sequence ATGAGCAAAGCCACCGCAATCGAGGGCGTCGATCTCGAGGGTGCCGCTCTCGATTTCGATGCCAACACGGTGCCGCTCACCCCGGGAGTGCAGCTGCTTGAAGCCAGCGCCGGTACCGGCAAGACCTTTGCCCTGGCCCATCTGGTGCTGCGGCTGGTGACCCGAGAGGAGGAGCCCCTCAGCCTCGAGCAGTTGCTGGTGGTGACCTTCACCGAAGCCGCCGCCGCCGAACTGCGCGACCGGATCGCCCGCCGGCTGCAGGAGGCCCTGACGCTGCTGGAGACCCCCGCCGCCGCGACCACCCAGCCCCCCGACCAGGTGCTGGCCGACTGGCTGGCCCTGCAACCCCCAGACCCGGAGGTGCGCGACCGGCTGCGGGGCCGGCTGCTGCTTGCCCTTGAGGAGCTCGATCGGGCCGACATCACCACCATCCACGGCTTCTGCCGCCGCACCCTGCAACGCCGTGCCCTGGAGGCCGGCTTGGGTCCGGCGGTGGAGCTGGAGAACGACGATGGCGAACGCAGCCGCCAGGTCTGCCACGACTACTGGCAGCAACAGGTGCTCGGCCTGGCGCCGGAGTTATTGGCGGGGTTGCAGAGCCGCGGCCTGGGGCTCCAGCGTCTGCAGAAGCTGCTGGGGCAGCTCGACGGCGACCCGGCCCTGGAGCTCGATGCCCTGCCGGCGGCGATGGCGGCCGACCAACCGCTGGCACCCCAGCTCACGGCCCTGTGGCCGCAGCTGTGGGAGCGCTTTGTGAAGGAGTGGAGGGAGCACGGCGCCGCACTGGAGCAGAGCTTCCGCCGCCTGCCGGCCGACTGGAAAGCGCTCGGCATCCAGACCAAGACAACGCCCTACGCCGCCAAACCGAAAACAGACCGGGCCGCCCAGGTGGATCACTGGATCGCCTCCCTGGAGACCACTCCCAGCTACGCCATGGTGCTGGAGCTGCGCGAGGGCGGCACCACCGCCAGAAGCCCCAAGGCCCTGCTGCGCGACTACTTCCACCCCGCACCCTGGGTGAAGCTGACCGCACCGATGGAAGGGGAGGGCAAGACCCTGCCCGAAGCGCCGCTGATGGAGGCGATCGCAGCCCTGGTGGACGGGCCGGCGGAGCTGACCCTGCTCCATTTCGGCCACTGGGGGCGCCTGGAGCTGCGGCGGCGGCGCCGGCAGAACGGCCAGATGGGATTCGGCGACCTGCTGCTGGGCCTGGACCCCGGGCCCCAGGGGGATCGCCATGCCGCCCTGATCGCGGCCGTGCGTCAGCGCTACCGGGTGGCCCTGGTTGACGAATTCCAGGACACGGACCCGATCCAGTGGCGAATTCTCGAATCAGCCTTCACGACGGGGGGCCACCACCTGCTGGTGATGGTGGGGGACCCCAAACAGGCGATCTACCGCTTCCGCGGCGGCGAACTGGCCACCTATCGCCTGGCCCGGCACCGCGCTGACGCGGTCCATGCCCTGCGGGAGAACCGTCGTTCTGCGGAGCCCCTGGTGAAGGGGCTCAATGCCCTGATGCACATCGGGCTGGAGCGGTCGGAGCTGCCAGCGCCCAAGGTTCTCTCGCGCGCCACCAAGGGCGAGCTGGTGTTGCCCGCCGGCGAGAGACCGCTGCAGCTGCTGGCCTGCGCCCAGGAGGCCGAGCTGCCCGAGGCCATGGCCGGCCTCTGCCTGCAGCTGCTGGAGCGGGATCTGCGCCTCCGCACCGCCGCAGCGGACGAGGGCCCCGCCCCAACGCGCCCGCTGCAACCCCAGGACCTCTGCCTGCTGGTGCGCACCCATAGCCAGGCCGAAACCCTGCGCCGGGCCCTGGACGAGCGTGGACTGCCCAGCCGCCTGGTGAGCCGCGGCGATGTGTTCGCCAGCGAGGGTGCCACCACCCTGCAACGCCTGCTCGATGCCCTGGCCGACCCGGCCAGCGACGGCCGCCGCCGCCTGCTGGCCGCGTCGCCGCTGCTGGGCTGGAGTGCCACGGAGCTGGCAACGGCGACGCCGGAGGCCTGGGCCGAACTGGCCGAGCGCCTCGGCCGGCTCGCTCAGCTGCTGCCCCGTCAGGGTCTGATGGGGGTGCTTTCCCAGCTGTTGAGCACCACCGGCTTGGCCCGGTTGTCACTGGGGGGACGGCTGCTGGCCGATCTGCAGCAGGCCGCCGAACTGGTGCAGGAACGCATGCATCAGCAGGCCCTGCCGGCCGCGGCCGCGGCGGACTGGCTGCGGCGGCTGCGGCTCGATCCCGATCGCGAGGTTCCGGAGGCCCATCAGCTCCACAGCGATGCGGCCGATTCCGCCGTGGCGGTGGTCACGGTGCACCGCAGCAAGGGCCTGGAGTATCCGGTGGTGCTGTGTCCCTACCTCTGGCACGCCCCACCGGCCCCCACCAGCAGCCCACGGGAGCTGGGCCGTCGCTGGCGGCCACCGGGCAGCGCCGCGCCGCGCCTCGACCTGCATCTCTCGCCCTACTGGGGCCCAGGCCGCCAGGCCGCCCTCGCCGACCGGCAGGCCCAGGTGCAGGAACGGGAACGGCTGGCCTACGTGGCCCTGACCCGGGCCCAGCACCTGCTGGTGCTCGGCTGGCTCGATCCCCTGCCCGCCAAGCACACCGACAACCCCCTGACGCCCTGGCTCCAGGACGCCTCCGGCCAGCCGCGCAACGAGGATGACCTGCCCCTGCAGCGCCTCGATCCGGCCCAGTTGCCGCCGCCTGGCCGCCGCTGGCAGCGACCGGCGCCCGAGGGAGCGTTGGAGGGCGGCCCCCTGCCCCGCCACCGCATCGACACCAGCTGGGGCCGCAGCAGCTACTCCAGCTGGACCCACGGGGCCGCCTCCCTGGCGCCGGAGGCCCGCGAGCAGGGGCGCGACACCGATGGCCTGGTGGGCGAAACCGAGGTTCTGGGCAGCGCTGAGGGCGTCAGCGGCCAAACCCCAGCCCAAAGCGCCAGGACCAAGGATCAGGACAGCAAGCCCTTAACGGCTTCAGAACGCAGTCTGCCGAACGCCACGGTCGTCGGGCAGCCCTGGTCCCGCCACGGACCACTGGCGGAGTTCCCCCGCGGCGCCGGTCCTGGAGACACCCTGCACCGCATCCTGGAGCGGCTGGATTACCGCCAGCCCACGGACACACCAGCCAGCGTGGCGGTGGTGCAGCAGGAACTGGAGCGTGCTGGCCTGGCGCCGGAGCTGCAACCCAACCTGCTGGCCGGCCTTGAGCAATTGCGCCAGACCCCCCTGGGCGGGGAGCTGGGATCGTTCGGGCTGGCGGATCTGCCCCTGGCGGAACGGCTGAACGAGATGAGCTTCGATCTGCCCCTTGCCATCGAGCCTCCCGACGGATTGGAGCTGCCCCGTGATGGCTTTGAGAAGCCTTACCGGCGCCCTCCGCAGGTCACGGCCGCCGGCCTGGCCGAGGTGTTCGCCGCCCATCCGGGCGGCCTGGTCGATGCCGGCTATGCCAGGTCCCTTGGCGGGCTGGAGGTGGCCAGCCGCGGCTTCCTCACCGGCTCGATCGATCTGGTGTTTTGCCAGGGGGAGCGCTGGTGGGTGCTCGACTGGAAAAGCAACTGGATCGGGGAACGGGACGCGGAAGGACGGCCGCTGGCCTGCGGACCCGCCCACTACGACCGCCAGGCCATGGCGGCCCAGATGGTGGAGCGCCACTATCTGCTGCAGGCGCATCTCTACCTGGTGGCCTTGCATCGCTACCTGCGCTGGCGACTGCCGGGATACCGGCCGCAGCGGCACCTGGGCGGCTGGGTGTACGCCTTCCTGCGCGGTGCCCCGGGTCCCTGCCAGGCCGAGCAGGTGCCCGGCATGGTGGTGGAACGACCACCGCTGCAGCGCCTGCTGGCCCTGGATGCGCTGCTGCAGCGCGGTGATCGGGAGACTGGTGTTCGCGAGAGCGATGTTCGGAATACCACCGCATGA
- a CDS encoding 1-acyl-sn-glycerol-3-phosphate acyltransferase encodes MALRGEGGSLRERGLCNGINPWLAPLAMVLTQDVALKGFFSRLIVQGAEHLPHLGPVLLAPTHRARWDALMLPFAAGRRVTGRDCRFMVTIDEMRGLQGWFLHRLGCFPVNQSHPTLASLRYPLDLLANGEQLVVFPEGRIRREDGPIRLHQGLARLALMAAGQGVDPAVVPVGIAYGHAAPQLGDPAALQFGEPLRVEGQGRAAALSLTHRLADAMQTAEEAARAAVGRPLRVS; translated from the coding sequence CTGGCTCTGCGCGGCGAGGGTGGCTCCCTGCGCGAGCGCGGCCTCTGCAACGGCATCAATCCCTGGCTGGCCCCGCTGGCCATGGTTCTTACCCAGGACGTGGCCCTGAAGGGTTTCTTCTCCCGACTGATCGTGCAGGGGGCCGAGCATTTGCCCCATCTGGGGCCGGTTTTGCTGGCTCCCACCCACCGGGCCCGCTGGGATGCGCTGATGCTGCCCTTTGCCGCCGGTCGACGCGTCACAGGCCGCGATTGCCGCTTCATGGTGACCATCGATGAAATGCGCGGGCTGCAGGGCTGGTTTCTGCACAGGCTCGGCTGCTTCCCGGTGAACCAGAGCCACCCCACCCTGGCCAGCTTGCGCTACCCCCTCGATCTGCTGGCCAACGGGGAGCAGCTGGTGGTGTTCCCCGAGGGGCGGATCCGTCGGGAGGACGGCCCGATCCGCCTGCACCAGGGGCTGGCCCGCCTGGCGCTGATGGCTGCCGGTCAGGGAGTGGATCCGGCGGTGGTACCGGTGGGCATCGCCTATGGGCACGCCGCGCCGCAACTCGGCGATCCGGCTGCCCTCCAGTTCGGCGAGCCGCTTCGGGTGGAGGGGCAGGGCCGCGCCGCTGCCCTCTCGCTCACCCACCGCCTGGCCGACGCGATGCAAACAGCTGAGGAAGCGGCTCGTGCAGCGGTGGGGCGACCACTGCGGGTCTCATAA
- a CDS encoding pyridoxine 5'-phosphate synthase has protein sequence MASLGVNIDHIAQVRQARRTVEPDPVTHALLAELGGADGITVHLREDRRHIQDRDVELLRATVRSRLNLEMAATAEMEAIALRLRPDMVTLVPERRQEVTTEGGLDVAGQIDPLRALVGHLQDNGIGVSLFVDPDGAQLQACVASGARWVELHTGAYAEAPWEQQPLELARLIEATTHARQLGLRVNAGHGLTYRNVEPVAAIEGMEELNIGHTIVARALAVGLETAVRQMKALIQNPRRDPLFGSHHP, from the coding sequence ATGGCCAGCCTCGGCGTCAACATCGATCACATCGCCCAGGTGCGCCAGGCCCGTCGCACGGTCGAGCCCGATCCGGTCACCCACGCCCTGCTGGCGGAGCTGGGCGGGGCCGATGGCATCACCGTGCACCTGAGGGAAGACCGGCGCCACATCCAGGACCGGGACGTGGAACTGCTGCGCGCCACCGTGCGCAGCCGCCTCAACCTGGAGATGGCGGCCACCGCCGAGATGGAGGCGATCGCCCTGCGCCTGCGGCCGGACATGGTCACCCTTGTGCCGGAACGGCGCCAGGAGGTGACCACCGAAGGGGGGCTGGACGTGGCCGGCCAGATCGATCCGCTGCGCGCCCTGGTGGGCCATCTGCAGGACAACGGCATCGGCGTGAGCCTGTTCGTTGATCCGGACGGGGCCCAGCTGCAGGCCTGCGTCGCCAGCGGCGCCCGCTGGGTGGAGCTCCACACCGGCGCCTACGCCGAAGCCCCCTGGGAGCAGCAACCGCTGGAGCTGGCCCGCCTGATCGAGGCCACCACCCACGCCCGCCAGCTGGGGCTGCGGGTCAATGCCGGCCACGGCCTCACTTACCGCAACGTCGAACCGGTGGCAGCGATCGAGGGCATGGAGGAACTCAACATCGGCCACACGATCGTGGCCCGCGCCCTGGCGGTGGGCCTGGAGACGGCGGTGCGGCAGATGAAGGCGCTGATTCAGAATCCCCGCCGCGACCCCCTGTTCGGCAGCCACCACCCATGA
- a CDS encoding exodeoxyribonuclease V subunit gamma codes for MLTLYRSNRAEVLAQLLAAQLLAHPPGPFERVEILVNTWPTSRWLGEQLAIGLGGIAANLRFPFPGSHLRQLVESLLNADDHTSVYTPSDQAAPAPVAADPWRASQLVWPLLERLPALIERPEALPLRRWLDERGHGSGRPETLDRSLWQLGRSIADAFDDYTLYRPAMVGAWIEGRAVDGRGRELSAAQRWQPLLLAELAEHLSVPPFGLRVGQAIERLREWSADRLPGEPWPDGALPTTLRPDRPLRLFGLSSMAPVQVELLQALSGVLDVEIYLLTPCRELWKRRGDGGLAQLPLGEDWLLEAPRLEARFGRLGAEFQQLLEGSGETQLGAWEEQDLFLGAATMARHGSAVQAPRAATLLEQWQQQLVEPEAAEPLCLPPGDRSLEFHACPGPLRQVQIVRDRLLQLMAADPGLAPRDILVMTPQVEAFAPLVAAVFGDTDATGVALPWRLTDRSQQSEAGIAQGLLGLLALGGERLTASGFEGLLGCSPLLENRRIPASEAGAITTLLQRAGFRWGLDGDSRAGDPTHSLGWAIDRLLLGLVLPAEPGLAPAECSPLPLAGSLEQQTRWLLFLQDLRRWLGLLGQGRTPAAWAPVLRQLLEELFGAGGERAWELPLIQGAIADWLRVAGSSALILDATVVAEVLGEQLSADSGRFGHRSGALTISALEPMRAIPHRVIVLMGLDTGQFPRQVERPGFHLMERQRQLGDPSPADQDRYVLLESLLSARQHLLITWSSRDQRSGEALSPSTPVRQWLALLEQELGEEAVDRLRWNHCANPLERRNFLPQGDRPAPCSDRRLLQARRLLEEQRSEPPAALAAPGRDQLTVSATDKTKPSAAGEAFADLLAWLQAPQDCWLESLGLRPREWARRVDDLEDLSLDEFQRARLLRQELDRLAVDTLAGTEHPAPEPPPPPDWPRRQRGQGVLPPGAAGLLESSGLDQRWTSLHTCLAGLGEPRQETLRHQDLCGDLSWRGDQLVLVHTATPRCRQRLQLWLELLLACAAGAGPRQALLIGRDGACFRARERLSPPSPAEAAAALDNLRQWRQAFQRICWPVPPETGWAYAAAEAKKAGSGAAAACKRWEGGPEQQAERDEEVMALCFGRSLSGRALLQGPCTAHALALHQPLLQVWEELRP; via the coding sequence GTGCTGACGCTCTATCGCAGCAACCGGGCCGAGGTACTGGCCCAGCTGCTGGCCGCCCAGCTGCTGGCGCATCCGCCCGGACCGTTCGAGCGTGTCGAGATCCTGGTGAACACCTGGCCCACCAGCCGCTGGCTGGGGGAACAGCTCGCGATTGGGCTGGGGGGCATCGCCGCCAACCTGCGCTTTCCCTTTCCCGGCAGCCATCTGCGCCAGCTGGTGGAGAGCCTGTTGAACGCCGATGACCACACCAGCGTCTACACCCCTTCTGACCAGGCCGCCCCAGCGCCGGTCGCAGCCGATCCCTGGCGTGCCAGCCAGCTGGTCTGGCCGCTGCTGGAGCGGCTTCCGGCCCTGATCGAGCGGCCGGAGGCCCTGCCCCTGCGCCGCTGGCTGGACGAACGAGGTCATGGCAGCGGCCGGCCAGAGACCCTCGACCGGTCGCTCTGGCAGCTGGGCCGCAGCATCGCCGACGCCTTCGACGACTACACCCTCTACCGGCCGGCGATGGTGGGGGCCTGGATCGAGGGCCGGGCGGTGGACGGCCGCGGCCGGGAACTGAGTGCGGCACAGCGGTGGCAGCCCCTCTTGCTGGCGGAGCTGGCCGAGCATCTGTCGGTGCCGCCGTTCGGTCTGCGGGTGGGCCAGGCGATCGAACGGTTACGGGAGTGGTCTGCCGACCGGTTGCCTGGCGAGCCGTGGCCCGATGGAGCTCTGCCAACGACCCTGAGACCCGACAGGCCCCTGCGGCTGTTCGGGCTGAGCAGCATGGCGCCCGTTCAGGTGGAGCTGCTGCAGGCCCTCTCGGGGGTTCTGGATGTGGAGATCTACCTGCTCACCCCCTGCCGTGAGCTCTGGAAACGGCGGGGTGATGGGGGCCTGGCCCAGCTCCCCCTTGGGGAAGACTGGCTGCTGGAGGCGCCGCGCCTGGAAGCCCGCTTCGGGCGGCTGGGCGCCGAATTTCAGCAGCTGCTGGAGGGATCAGGGGAGACCCAGCTGGGTGCCTGGGAGGAACAGGATCTGTTCCTGGGCGCTGCAACCATGGCCCGCCACGGCTCTGCTGTCCAGGCGCCACGCGCCGCCACGCTGCTGGAGCAATGGCAGCAGCAGCTGGTGGAGCCGGAGGCCGCCGAACCACTCTGCCTTCCGCCGGGCGATCGCTCCCTGGAGTTCCACGCCTGTCCGGGGCCGTTGCGGCAGGTGCAGATCGTGCGGGATCGGCTGCTGCAACTGATGGCGGCCGATCCCGGTCTCGCCCCGCGCGACATCCTGGTGATGACTCCCCAGGTGGAGGCCTTCGCGCCATTGGTGGCCGCGGTGTTCGGTGACACCGACGCCACCGGCGTGGCGCTGCCATGGCGCCTCACCGACCGCAGCCAGCAGAGCGAGGCCGGCATCGCCCAGGGGCTGCTGGGCCTTCTGGCGCTCGGCGGAGAACGGCTCACCGCCTCAGGGTTCGAGGGTCTGCTGGGCTGCTCGCCACTGCTGGAGAACCGGCGCATCCCCGCCAGCGAGGCGGGCGCCATCACGACGCTGTTGCAACGGGCCGGCTTCCGCTGGGGCCTCGACGGCGACAGCCGTGCTGGCGACCCCACCCACAGCCTCGGCTGGGCGATCGACCGGCTGCTGCTGGGGTTGGTGCTGCCAGCGGAGCCGGGGCTGGCTCCGGCGGAGTGCTCCCCCCTGCCGCTGGCTGGGAGCCTGGAACAGCAGACTCGCTGGCTGCTGTTCCTCCAGGACCTGCGCCGCTGGCTGGGGCTGCTGGGCCAGGGCCGCACCCCGGCGGCCTGGGCACCCGTGCTGCGCCAGCTGCTGGAGGAGCTGTTCGGAGCCGGTGGCGAACGGGCCTGGGAGCTGCCGCTGATTCAGGGGGCGATCGCCGACTGGCTGCGTGTGGCCGGCTCCAGTGCGCTGATCCTCGATGCCACCGTGGTGGCGGAGGTGCTGGGCGAGCAGCTCAGTGCCGACAGCGGCCGCTTCGGCCACCGCAGTGGGGCGCTGACGATCAGCGCCCTGGAGCCGATGCGGGCGATTCCCCATCGGGTGATTGTGCTGATGGGGCTGGATACCGGTCAGTTCCCGCGCCAGGTCGAGCGGCCCGGCTTTCACCTGATGGAGCGCCAACGGCAGCTGGGTGATCCCAGCCCCGCCGATCAGGATCGCTACGTGCTGCTCGAAAGCCTGCTCTCGGCCCGCCAGCACCTGCTGATCACCTGGAGCAGCCGCGATCAACGCAGCGGCGAAGCCCTCAGCCCCTCGACGCCGGTGCGTCAGTGGTTGGCCTTGCTGGAGCAGGAGCTGGGAGAGGAGGCCGTGGACCGGCTGCGCTGGAACCACTGCGCCAATCCCCTGGAGCGGCGCAACTTTCTGCCTCAAGGCGATCGTCCCGCCCCCTGCAGCGACCGCCGGTTGCTGCAGGCGCGCCGGCTGCTGGAGGAGCAGCGCAGTGAACCGCCCGCGGCCCTGGCCGCCCCCGGCCGCGACCAGCTGACCGTCAGCGCCACCGACAAGACCAAGCCTTCTGCCGCCGGCGAAGCCTTTGCTGACCTGCTCGCCTGGCTGCAGGCCCCGCAGGACTGCTGGCTCGAGAGCCTGGGGCTGCGGCCGCGCGAATGGGCCCGCCGGGTCGATGATCTTGAAGATCTCAGTCTCGACGAATTCCAGCGGGCCCGACTGCTGCGCCAGGAACTGGACCGGTTGGCAGTCGACACCTTGGCTGGCACGGAACACCCAGCACCGGAACCTCCACCGCCTCCCGACTGGCCGCGGCGACAGCGGGGCCAGGGGGTGCTGCCGCCCGGTGCCGCCGGCCTGCTGGAGAGCAGTGGACTCGATCAGCGCTGGACCTCGCTGCACACCTGCCTGGCCGGGCTGGGGGAGCCGCGTCAGGAGACGCTGCGCCATCAGGATCTCTGCGGCGATCTGAGCTGGCGCGGCGACCAGCTGGTGCTGGTCCACACCGCCACCCCCCGCTGCCGCCAGCGGCTGCAGCTTTGGCTGGAGCTGCTGCTGGCCTGCGCCGCCGGCGCCGGCCCGCGCCAGGCCCTGCTGATCGGCCGCGACGGTGCCTGCTTCCGGGCCCGCGAGCGCCTGAGCCCCCCCAGCCCAGCGGAGGCCGCCGCCGCCCTGGACAACCTGCGCCAGTGGCGCCAGGCCTTCCAGCGGATCTGCTGGCCGGTGCCGCCGGAAACGGGCTGGGCCTACGCCGCCGCCGAAGCGAAGAAGGCCGGCTCCGGGGCCGCCGCGGCCTGCAAACGATGGGAAGGCGGCCCTGAGCAGCAGGCGGAACGGGATGAGGAGGTGATGGCCCTCTGTTTCGGCCGCAGCCTCAGCGGCCGTGCCCTGCTGCAGGGGCCCTGCACCGCCCACGCCCTGGCCCTGCATCAACCACTGCTGCAGGTCTGGGAGGAGCTCAGGCCATGA
- a CDS encoding metallophosphoesterase, with the protein MTPFSRPPRHWVIGDVHGCADALQRLIGALPPDDRLVFCGDVINRGPQIERTMRMVWQLVLSGRAVWLRGNHEQALLEALDQGHWFGQQALAGCDTYRQLGDGLCRIWRDRLASLPLVYWGQGWAATHAGFDPVDWTPDLRIRLPFWQAYDGRFGEVVVGHTPGPELRRLNGIVMIDTAACYGGELTAYCPETGRHRAVPGLRSGLDLCPLPPGMPYPEALAGGRF; encoded by the coding sequence ATGACGCCCTTTTCACGTCCCCCACGCCATTGGGTCATCGGGGACGTCCATGGCTGTGCTGATGCCCTGCAGAGGCTGATCGGAGCGCTGCCGCCTGACGATCGGCTGGTGTTCTGTGGCGACGTGATCAACCGCGGCCCCCAGATCGAGCGCACCATGCGGATGGTGTGGCAGCTGGTGCTGAGCGGCCGGGCCGTCTGGCTGCGTGGCAACCACGAGCAGGCGCTGCTCGAGGCCCTCGACCAGGGCCACTGGTTCGGCCAGCAGGCCCTGGCCGGTTGCGACACCTACCGCCAGCTGGGCGATGGCCTCTGCCGCATCTGGCGTGATCGCCTGGCCAGCCTGCCGCTGGTGTATTGGGGGCAGGGCTGGGCCGCCACCCACGCCGGCTTCGATCCGGTGGACTGGACGCCCGACCTGCGCATCCGCCTGCCCTTCTGGCAGGCCTACGACGGCCGCTTCGGCGAGGTGGTGGTGGGCCACACCCCAGGGCCAGAGCTGCGGCGCCTCAACGGCATCGTGATGATCGACACGGCCGCCTGCTACGGCGGCGAACTCACCGCCTACTGCCCCGAAACCGGTCGCCACAGGGCGGTGCCGGGTCTCAGAAGCGGTCTGGATCTCTGCCCACTGCCGCCCGGCATGCCCTACCCGGAAGCACTGGCGGGCGGCCGCTTCTAA